Genomic DNA from Schistocerca gregaria isolate iqSchGreg1 chromosome 4, iqSchGreg1.2, whole genome shotgun sequence:
CATTCTGTTGACAGCGGCTTGCAGCATGAATGGCAAACTCCGCCAGAGGATTGCTTGGAACTCCAGCATCTTCACGGGAAGCAGTTCTACGGGACCGCACTGCTTCAGGTCCCTGGTTTGATGACTCATCATACCCTGAATCTGATGAAGAATCACTGTAGGATTTGGTGAGCTTATTGGGACCACCAGTGTTCTTACTGCATTCTGGGGCACCAGAAGATCCAGGTTCTTTTCCTGCTACTGATTGTACTTCTGCACGCTGCTTTGGTTTGCAGCCATGGCACGGCTTCAGAAATCGAGGATCAACAATGACTTCACCATAAGGCCCTTTGAAAATTGTGCCACAGCATACTTTCTCCCTGAAATATCAAGTACGGTAAGTTAAACTCTAAACTGCTTTGAAGTAATTTGTGACTTTTATATTACACTAATGTGGCTAATTTGTAAGAACAAAGATTCCTAGCACAGCCACAACTTTCAGATTTAGTCTTCAGCATAATGCAGTATGTAGTCTATTGTGGTTCCTATTTTATGGACTAGAAACTAGGGAAGTCTTTATACTGACCTTTTCCAAAATGTCATGTCAAGGAAACTGCTGATAGTTGGTGAAAGTGCCGATCGACGTTTGGCAGCCTTCTCACGTCGGTGGGGAGAATGAGCCTTGTTGCGATGCTTAGTTGTTGTCACAATCTCTTCGCTTGGAGTTGGGCTTGGTGCCAGACTTTGAGCTCTACTGAGTGTGCTGAGATCTGTTATGAAATCGTCACCTGTGATGAACAAGATTGGACGATATATATCCCTTCACTTTTGTTTTATTAGAATAGTAAGGCACTGTCAGAAAAATTCATGCAACATCACTGAAGCATTAGTGTTATTTCAAACGGAAAGATTTATTGCTCAAAAGGAGGGACACGAGATGATAATGGACACTGTTGAAAAGTTATTTAAACTTGAGTGAGACACATACcacagaaaaattatttttcttttattagcaAATTCCAATTACTATCCCATCCAACTTGCACTATAAATCTGCAGTAACATGAAGATAAtgttcaacaccaaaaaataacatGTGACAATATTTGGAGTACTCTGTTTAAATGAAATAAAGTTTGAAATACCTGTGGCATCATCACTCAAACTTCCTGGACTTTGTTCACGAGCCgaacgatcattctttaagtagaTGTGTTTCTTCTTGATGAGTTTTTCTAATTTTTGGGATGTATCTCctttttgtttcagtttctttttattttttgatttgaaTTTTGTAAGCGATTTTGTACCGGGTCCAGCTCTGGCATCTACAACCtgtcataaaaaaaagaaagtggtgGCAATCATAAAATATCAAAGAGACACTGCTGTATTTTCAAAGAAGTATTTACTTGATGGTTTTATAACTCAAATATAACTTCCCACTTGCCTTGAGAAACTTTAACTCTAATCAAGCACGCAACATTTGAACAATGAGAAACAGAAAACGATGATTAGTAAGATGTTGACAATTTGTTTCACTGGGATCAAATCTCAATCATGTGCTTACATACACTTCTCTTCAAATGGGAGAAGATTTACAGTTAAATCCTTTTTAACGAATTTCGGGTGACCAAAAAATTTGTTCCTTAAAAGAGGGTTTTCCTTAGATTTAGGTCAAAATGCACTAGATAAGTGATCCAGAATCAGAACCTAGGCTATTTAGGCCATATAAATACTCCATAATCACAGACTCACCTTGTGCTGCATACAAAAATACAGTGAACACGAAAATGTTTCTTGGCAAATTTAaaactactctttttttttttaatttcaagataTTCTGGATGTTAGGTCACATCAAAACTCAAAACTGGTATCTTGATTTaaaaggagaaaattttatttaGCTAATGGCACTCAATGAATTAGATATTACAATAATGAATAAAACTGCTATactttctttatttctgaaaaaaatctAGAAGATTAGTCTGCTGCTTCCTTCCAGCACAGCGTACTCCTAGAAGTAGTTGTTCCAGCTGGTTAATACTGTTAAGAACTGACTTATCCACAACGAAGGATGAGAAATACCTTCTAACAGTCTCAAGCCCTTCCACAGCTGCAGAAAACTTGGTGTTGGTGAGTCCACATATTCATCACCACCATCCTCGTCACCCCCACTCACCACCAATTTCAGTTTTTTCACCAATATCAGCAGCAAACAGCTCACTCATGTCCTTAGTGGGTGTGTGGAAGAATTGTGTTTTCAAATGATAACAATCACCAATCTTAATAACTTCACAACTATCCATACTAGACCAATATCCGAACGCTAATGTGGACATCGATTTTAAGAATGCAAATGATGAAAGCCTAACGTTATGATTTAATGTCCGAAAACAAGAAGTGCAGCTGCAGACCATATTTTAATTTGTGAACTGTAACACACTTATTCCTTAAAAGCGGGATTTAAAAGAAGCGTGAGTCATTAAAACAGAATTTCAGGAACAGTGTTTTTATGGTGTTATCGCCGGGACCACCGAAAGTATTCCTTAAAAATGGGTTCGTAAATACGAGGTTTTACTGTATATATTTTAATGTATCAACTGAACAGCAATGAAAGTTAAAACTACGTCTGATATAGGATGTGATGGATTTGCACATGTTACACAGCTAGAATATCCAAGATGATGTGCAATCTTAAAGAAGATAACAGCTTCCTGTAGAAAATAATGGTAATTAAGAAGTAACTAACTTTGACAGTAACCAGTGTATATATGACCACCAAATTACTCTTTTGCAAATGTAGGTTGATATCCGCATTGTGAAACTTATGCAGGATAACAATAACAGGAAGAAAGGAGCAATGATGATGTCAGAGATGGCAATCAAGCTACGACGGGCAGAAGATGCCAGTAATGTAATTTTAAAAGAAATCACTATGACATAATTTATGGAAAAGGGAAAATTAATGTGAATAGTCATTCAGGTTCAGTGCCTCAACCGTTTCACCACTTCTTTTGGAAAGAGAGTGGTGGCTTCCACACAAAAGAATGGCAGAAGCAATGTGGCACTAAGAGAACAAGTACGGTCTAACGCGCACTTACAGTGTCCACGACTAATGTGTCATATTGCTGTTTGCTTTTCATTGTCATTGGTTGTAACCAATCAGATATTAGTGTACAGCAGCCAATGAGAGAAATTTAATCATTTTCCCCTAAATGTGTCAGTTTTCAAGTTTGTGACCTAATGGTCATTTTTAATTGTACTTGTATATTTCTCACAAATACCTGGCTGTTATTCCAAAAGGTATCACaatttctgaggttgtggttaGTATGGGACCTAATAGCACAGATTAAACTACTGAGAGTGAAACAAATTACCAGCAAACTTCATTTACGAAGCACAGGATATTATGAACAATCAAAGTGACTATCTTACCACTTTTGATAAAGATTTACCACATTCACTTGCCACTATAACGAGCACCATTAAGAACAGCAGCATGCAAATGAAAGGCTGCAGAAATTGTGAGTGCATTTTTACCTTAAGTTTATTTCCTTTGTTGTTAGTCACAGCACGGCATGAT
This window encodes:
- the LOC126365837 gene encoding SIN3-HDAC complex-associated factor, translated to MFSFHKPKVYRSSTGCCICRAKSSSSRFTDSKKYEDDFMDCFQLHERRSGEICNACVLLVKRWKKLPPGSERNWRHVVDARAGPGTKSLTKFKSKNKKKLKQKGDTSQKLEKLIKKKHIYLKNDRSAREQSPGSLSDDATGDDFITDLSTLSRAQSLAPSPTPSEEIVTTTKHRNKAHSPHRREKAAKRRSALSPTISSFLDMTFWKREKVCCGTIFKGPYGEVIVDPRFLKPCHGCKPKQRAEVQSVAGKEPGSSGAPECSKNTGGPNKLTKSYSDSSSDSGYDESSNQGPEAVRSRRTASREDAGVPSNPLAEFAIHAASRCQQNVASSAN